One window of Triticum dicoccoides isolate Atlit2015 ecotype Zavitan chromosome 5A, WEW_v2.0, whole genome shotgun sequence genomic DNA carries:
- the LOC119304239 gene encoding SKP1-like protein 21 isoform X2, translating to MSESELSVIKPESLKTYIWLQCFDGSIQQVEEEVAMFCPMICREIVKNGTGSSKNHAIALPERVNPSSLSLILDYCRFHQVPGRSNKERKSFDEKFVRIDTEKLCELTSAADSLQLKPLVDLTSRALARIIEGKTPEEIRDIFHLPDDLTEEEKLEPLKNINDDPRIRLLNRLYAKKRKELQERQKLKDIQVQQEQKDERSLDELLCFINGDGGSGGGKAGKNKKRNKRRKDPKNLPKADPEHVNKEEGACAVPCNAGAVNNISRAPCPSSDVQDDNEYPFEDGDLDDGLDPAMQEELDREVEDFARRLNSVWPERMHLGQERRIESQLIGGFNHR from the exons ATGTCAGAAAGTGAGTTATCAGTAATAAAACCAGAG TCATTGAAGACTTATATTTGGCTTCAGTGCTTTGATGGATCCATACAGCAAGTGGAGGAAGAGGTTGCCATGTTCTGCCCTATGATATGTCGAGAAATTGTCAAAAATGGCACAGGATCATCCAAAAATCATGCTATTGCTCTCCCAGAAAGAGTTAATCCATCAAGTTTGAGTTTGATTCTTGACTATTGTCGGTTTCATCAAGTCCCAGGGCGCTCCAACAAG GAGCGGAAGTCATTTGATGAGAAGTTTGTTAGGATAGACACCGAAAAACTTTGTGAGCTGACATCTGCAGCTGACAGTCTTCAATTAAAGCCATTGGTTGATCTTACTAGTCGAGCACTTGCTCGAATCATTGAAGGGAAGACACCTGAGGAAATCCGTGATATTTTTCATTTACCAGATGACTTAACGGAG GAAGAAAAATTGGAGCCACTGAAAAATATAAACGATGATCCCAGGATTCGCTTATTGAATCGATTGTATGCAAAGAAACGGAAAGAACTACAGGAGCGCCAGAAACTAAAG GATATTCAGGTACAGCAAGAGCAAAAGGATGAGCGATCTTTGGACGAGTTACTTTGTTTTATAAATGGGGATGGAG GTTCTGGAGGTGGGAAAGCTGGTAAGAATAAGAAAAGGAACAAGAGAAGGAAGGATCCTAAGAACCTCCCAAAGGCTGACCCTGAACATGTAAACAAG GAGGAAGGCGCCTGTGCGGTTCCATGCAATGCGGGTGCTGTTAATAATATTTCTAGAGCTCCTTGCCCAAGTTCAGATGTGCAAGATGATAATGAGTACCCCTTTGAAGATGGTGATCTTGATGATGGACTTGATCCTGCAATGCAGGAAGAGCTTGATAG GGAAGTTGAAGATTTCGCTAGGAGGCTGAACTCTGTTTGGCCTGAAAGAATGCATTTGGGTCAAGAAAGAAGAATTGAGTCACAGCTGATTGGTG GGTTCAATCACAGGTGA
- the LOC119304239 gene encoding SKP1-like protein 21 isoform X1, with the protein MSESELSVIKPESLKTYIWLQCFDGSIQQVEEEVAMFCPMICREIVKNGTGSSKNHAIALPERVNPSSLSLILDYCRFHQVPGRSNKERKSFDEKFVRIDTEKLCELTSAADSLQLKPLVDLTSRALARIIEGKTPEEIRDIFHLPDDLTEEEKLEPLKNINDDPRIRLLNRLYAKKRKELQERQKLKDIQVQQEQKDERSLDELLCFINGDGGSGGGKAGKNKKRNKRRKDPKNLPKADPEHVNKEEGACAVPCNAGAVNNISRAPCPSSDVQDDNEYPFEDGDLDDGLDPAMQEELDREVEDFARRLNSVWPERMHLGQERRIESQLIGGNGSLQRFSGFNHR; encoded by the exons ATGTCAGAAAGTGAGTTATCAGTAATAAAACCAGAG TCATTGAAGACTTATATTTGGCTTCAGTGCTTTGATGGATCCATACAGCAAGTGGAGGAAGAGGTTGCCATGTTCTGCCCTATGATATGTCGAGAAATTGTCAAAAATGGCACAGGATCATCCAAAAATCATGCTATTGCTCTCCCAGAAAGAGTTAATCCATCAAGTTTGAGTTTGATTCTTGACTATTGTCGGTTTCATCAAGTCCCAGGGCGCTCCAACAAG GAGCGGAAGTCATTTGATGAGAAGTTTGTTAGGATAGACACCGAAAAACTTTGTGAGCTGACATCTGCAGCTGACAGTCTTCAATTAAAGCCATTGGTTGATCTTACTAGTCGAGCACTTGCTCGAATCATTGAAGGGAAGACACCTGAGGAAATCCGTGATATTTTTCATTTACCAGATGACTTAACGGAG GAAGAAAAATTGGAGCCACTGAAAAATATAAACGATGATCCCAGGATTCGCTTATTGAATCGATTGTATGCAAAGAAACGGAAAGAACTACAGGAGCGCCAGAAACTAAAG GATATTCAGGTACAGCAAGAGCAAAAGGATGAGCGATCTTTGGACGAGTTACTTTGTTTTATAAATGGGGATGGAG GTTCTGGAGGTGGGAAAGCTGGTAAGAATAAGAAAAGGAACAAGAGAAGGAAGGATCCTAAGAACCTCCCAAAGGCTGACCCTGAACATGTAAACAAG GAGGAAGGCGCCTGTGCGGTTCCATGCAATGCGGGTGCTGTTAATAATATTTCTAGAGCTCCTTGCCCAAGTTCAGATGTGCAAGATGATAATGAGTACCCCTTTGAAGATGGTGATCTTGATGATGGACTTGATCCTGCAATGCAGGAAGAGCTTGATAG GGAAGTTGAAGATTTCGCTAGGAGGCTGAACTCTGTTTGGCCTGAAAGAATGCATTTGGGTCAAGAAAGAAGAATTGAGTCACAGCTGATTGGTGGTAATGGTTCTCTGCagagattttctg GGTTCAATCACAGGTGA
- the LOC119298490 gene encoding major pollen allergen Hol l 1-like, translating to MASSSSSVLLVAAVLAAVVCGAHGIAKVPPGPNITASPASYGNKWLDAKTTWYGKPTGAGPKDNGGACGYKEVDKAPFHGMTSCGNIPIFKDGRGCGSCFELKCTKPEACSGEPTMVTITDKNEEPIAPYHFDLSGHAFGSMAKKGEEQKLRDAGEVEIKFRRVKCKYPAGTKVNFHVEKSSNENYLALVIKFLQGDGDVVGVDIKQKGEDKWTELNESWGAVWRIDTPHKLIGPFSVRYTTEGGTKTVVDDVIPKGWKPDTSYEAKGGY from the coding sequence atggcttcttcttcctcctcggtgctgCTGGTTGCGGCGGTGTTGGCCGCGGTCGTGTGCGGCGCACACGGCATCGCCAAGGTTCCCCCGGGCCCCAACATCACGGCATCGCCTGCGAGCTACGGCAACAAGTGGCTGGACGCCAAGACCACGTGGTACGGCAAGCCGACGGGCGCCGGGCCCAAGGACAACGGCGGCGCCTGCGGGTACAAGGAGGTGGACAAGGCCCCCTTCCACGGCATGACCTCCTGCGGCAACATCCCCATCTTCAAGGACGGCCGCGGCTGCGGGTCCTGCTTCGAGCTCAAGTGCACCAAGCCCGAGGCCTGCTCCGGCGAGCCCACCATGGTGACCATCACCGACAAGAACGAGGAGCCCATCGCCCCCTACCACTTCGACCTCTCCGGCCACGCCTTCGGCTCCATGGCAAAGAAGGGCGAGgagcagaagctgcgcgacgccggcgaGGTGGAGATCAAGTTCCGGCGCGTCAAGTGCAAGTACCCGGCGGGCACCAAGGTGAACTTCCACGTGGAGAAGTCCTCCAACGAAAACTACCTGGCACTGGTGATCAAGTTCCTCCAAGGCGACGGCGACGTGGTGGGCGTGGACATCAAGCAGAAGGGCGAGGACAAGTGGACCGAGCTCAACGAGTCGTGGGGAGCCGTGTGGAGGATCGACACCCCCCACAAGCTCATCGGCCCCTTCTCCGTCCGCTACACCACCGAGGGCGGCACCAAGACCGTCGTCGACGACGTCATCCCCAAGGGCTGGAAGCCCGACACCTCCTACGAGGCCAAGGGCGGGtactga